AAGAAAAGAGCATTTCTTAAAATTAAAAGATAAAGCCATCGTGTGTAACATCGGCCACTTCGACAATGAAATCGATATGGCATGGTTAAACGAAAATTACGGCCATACCAAATCTGAGGTCAAGCCACAAGTTGATATCTATACTTTGGAAGAAGGTAAAGAAGTGATCATCCTTGCAGAAGGAAGACTGGTAAACTTAGGCTGTGCAACCGGCCACCCGAGTTTCGTAATGTCCAACTCATTCTCTAACCAGACCTTGGCGCAGATTGAGCTTTGGAACAACGCTGAAGCATACGGAAACGAAGTATATATGCTTCCTAAGCATCTGGATGAGAAAGTAGCTGCCCTTCACCTTAAAAAATTAAGCATTGAGCTGGAAACCCTTTCTCCGGAACAGGCGGAGTACATCGGCGTAGATGTAAAAGGCCCGTTCAAACCTGAATACTACAGATACTAATAGCAGTTAGCAGTTAGCAAAAACAAATATAGGCTCTCCGGTTTTTTCCGGGGAGTTTTTTTTATTTTCAGGAGCTTGTTCCGGCTATCCGCTCATACGCCTCATGCCAGGCTTATCCCTTCCATTGCGGGGTAACCGCTGCTATCCGGGCTAAGAAACTGTACGTCTTTTTTATCATCTGAAGGGTATTGCTTCATTAGCTGTCAGGCAGATTACTTCAACAGCTCCCGGAAACCTCTTGTTCTCTGTTCAAAAGAGGATCCATTACATATACGGCTCACGTACCGGCACCGGCTGCCCCTGCACAATAAAATATCCGCATTTCAGTTGTGACAGGCAATCAAATAAAAAATGATATATTTGATGCCTTTAACAAAAACATTATAATCAATGAAAAAGCAGAATGTATCAAATGCATTTATTGCCGCATCCTGGGTTGCGCTGGCAGCAGGGATGATCGGTTTTATCGTGGGCCTCGCCAGAGCAGAAATGCAGCTTAACGAAAAAGGGTATTATTTTACCGTTCTTCTATATGGCATGTTTGCTGTAGTTTCTCTTCAGAAAGCTGTCCGGGACCGGCTGGAAAACATTAAGGTAACGGATATCTATTACGGGATCTGCTGGTTTGCCACCCTGTCATCCATTGTTTTGCTGGCTATCGGGTTATGGAATGCCACCATCCTCCCGAGTGAAAAAGGCTTTTACGGATTTGCTTTTTTACTGGCACTCTTCGGAGCCATTGCCGTCCAGAAAAATACCCGGGACAATATGATGAACCAGGAATAAAATAAGAACTCTCCCATCCCGGAGAGTTTTTTTGAAATAATTTTAATATATTCATGTTAATTACAGCTTTTTTATAGGAATTTACCATCATTTTGAGTATTTTTATCTTTTTGTTTTATAATTTCACAAAATATTCAACATGTATAAAAAACTACTAACCACTTTCGTACTTCTTTTTGCTATCCATATGGCATATGCCCAGAATGAGTTTATCACCACCTGGAAACCCGGTAACCTGCAGACCCAGTCTTATCAGGGTATCACTGTAAATTCCACCAATACCCAGATCTGGCTCCCTGCTCAGGGAACAGACTATACAATCGCTTGGGAAGAAATAGGATATCCTTCCCACACCGGCGTACTGACCAATGTAACGTCAGCTTATCATACTTTGGTTGATTTCGGGGCTTCTTTAAATCCTGATCCTGCAAATGCCACGTACAGGGTAAAAATAAGCAACGGAAACGGACTGTTCCAAAGAATAAGGTTTACAGACTGGGATCTTTTCTCAAACGGAAACGGTATAATTGGAGATATTCATAAAATCCTGACGTTAGAGCAATGGGGACAGATCAACTGGACCACAATGAGGCAGGCATTCCAGGGATGCATGCTGATGGATGTCACTGCAACTGATATTCCACGGCTGTCGGCGGTAACCGACTTGTCATTTATGTTTACGAACTGCTCGAACCTTATCGGAAATCCCACCATCAACAACTGGAATGTGTCTTCAGTGACCAATCTTCAGAGTACATTCCAGGGATGTTTCCTTTTTAATCAGCCCATAGGAGACTGGAATACTTCAAATGTAATTAACATGGGGGCACTCTTTCTTATGGCAAAAATATTTAATCAGCCTATCGGAAACTGGAATACTTCAAAAGTAGAAACCATGACCGCCACATTCAATAATGCCCGTGAATTCAATCAGCCCATCGGAAACTGGGATCTGTCTAAAAACCTTGATTGTGAATTTATGTTTTCAAATGCGGTAAAATTTAATCAGCCTATCGGGAACTGGAATACTTCTAAAGTTATTGAAATGAACCGGATGTTCAGTAATGCAACCGCTTTTAACCAGGACATCGGCAGTTGGAATACAGGTAATGTAACAAATATGGAAGGCATGTTTGCCAATGCATCAAGCTTTAATAAAGCTATCGGGAACTGGAATGTGGGCGAAGTGGTATATATGCAGTATATGTTCAACGGTGCCTCTGCATTTGATCAGGACATATCCGGCTGGAATACCGGAAAAGTAACTGCTATGCAGAGCATGTTCAGCAATGCCGTTAATTTCAACCAGAATATAGGCAATTGGAATGTCAGCCTTGTCACCGGTATGGGCAACATGTTTACCGGAGCATTAAAATTCAATCAGAATCTGGGATCGTGGAACCTGGGCTCTCTGCAGATGTCAGGAGGAATGCTACAGAATACTGCGCTGAGCTGCCAGAACTATGATGATACGCTGCAAGGCTGGAGCATAAATCCTTCCACTCCGGGCAATATCAATATTTCACCTGTTTCTCCTCTTACCTACTCCCATCCTGCCGCAGTAACGGCAAGAAATTATCTGGTTTCCGCAAAAAACTGGACCATTTCCGGAGATACTTATGATGCTGAATGCCGTTCTACTTTGGGAATTTCTGAAATCCTTGCTGAAAGTACAGCCGGAATTTACCCGAACCCTGCAACCGATTTTATTTATGTAAGAAATCTAAAAGTGAAAAGCTTTATGATCATTGACCAGAGCGGAAGAATTGTGATAAAAAACAATACACAGAATAATTCGATCAATATCCAGAACCTGGTTTCGGGGAATTATATCCTGCAGATCAATACCGCTACCGGAGCGCATCATTTTAAATTTATCAAAAAATAAGATAAAAATTAAGGCTGACGGTTTAAGCCTTTAACTCATGAGCGCCTCACGAATTTCGTAAGGCGCTCATGAGTTATTGTTGATCCCAGGTTTACTGATCAAAATGATTCGGATGCTTTTCCTTGATATCATCTACAGTTCCCAATACTTTGTCTTTCAGGGAATCCTGGTATTTCTGAAGGTTCTCAGCAACAGATGCGTCCGCAGACCCTATGATTTTAGCCGCCAGGATTCCTGCATTCAGGGCACCGTTCAAGGCTACCGTAGCTACCGGGATCCCGCCCGGCATCTGAAGAATCGACAGGACGGAATCCCATCCGTCAATAGAATTGCTTGATAAGATCGGGACCCCGATTACCGGTAGCGTGGTACAGCTCGCTACCATCCCCGGAAGGTGTGCCGCCCCTCCTGCGCCGGCAACAATCACTTTCAGTCCACGTTCTTTTGCGGTTTTTGCATAATCAAACATTCTTTCAGGGGTTCTGTGTGCTGAAACTACAGTCAGCTCATAAGGAATGCCCAGCGATTTCAGAAAATCTGCAGCCTGTTCCATAACCGGCAAGTCACTCTGACTTCCCATAATAATTCCTACCATTCTTCCATTGTATTAGATGGCCAAAGATAAAAAATTAATACGCCCGATGCAAAAAGGCGCAAAAGTTGTTTTGCTGTCAGGAATTCAGGAAAGGAATTCTTTAAGAGACTTCAAAGTGACTACCTTTGTTAATTACATATCATATTTTGAAAGATTATAAACTTACTTTAGCAATCCTTACCGTTGCCATTGTCTGGGGAACTACGTTTTTGTCCATAAGAATTGCCGTAGAAACAATCCCGGCATGGTTTGTGGCAGGCATCCGGCAGTTCCTGGCCGCCGTTATCATGCTTTGTATCCTTCTTTACCACAGGCAGTTCCAGTGGATCGGCTGGAAAAATTTAGGGTACCAGGTTATTTTTTCCACATTGATGCTGATTGTTTCCAACGGGATGACCACGTTAGCCGAAGAATCTGTTACCAGCAGCCTTACTTCGCTCATCAGTGCCTGTTCGCCCATTATCGTTTTTCTGGGCAGCGTGGCCCTTGGGCTACAGAAATTCAGTTTCAAAGCACTAACCGGTGTTCTGCTGTGTTTCAGCGGAATCCTCTTCATCTTCTGGGACGGGATTGATGATCTTGAAAACCCGGAATATGCTATGGGTGTGTTTATGCTGTTTATTGCTATTGCAGGCTGGGCTTCGGGAACCATTTTCACCAAGAAAATGAATATCCAGAGCAAGAATATTTCTCTGAATCTATTTTACCAGTTTGCTTTTGCCGGAATCGTACAGCTTCTGTTTGCCTTTACCCTTACCGATCATTATAATTTTGAAAACTGGAGCTTACAAAGTATGTCTGCAATGATCTATCTGGCCATTTTCGGTTCTGTAGCTGCTTTTTTCGCATACCATTATGCCCTGACAAAAGTCTCTCCGGTTCAGGTTTCCATACTGGCTTATGTTAACACGGTTATTTCTATTTTCCTGAGCTGGCTGATCCTGAATGAGGAAATTACGGGTAAATTCATCCTGGCTGCAATCCTGATTATTCTTGGCGTCTTTGTGATCAATTATAACCGTGAAATGTTCAGAAGGCAAAGCATCCCGTAAGTACAGAGGTATTTGGAAAAGAAACATTTCCATTTGTATGTAAATTACTTCATCAGACCAGGGTAATCATGCAGATTTTTGAGAAATGTGAATATACCGGACCTTAAGAATTAATTTTTATTTTTTTATAAAGTTCAATATCTTATTTAAACAGCCCTTATTAAGTTTCTGATGTACCAGCCTTAATTCTGCGTGTTAATAGCGATATATCTTGTATTTAAAATAATTGTAAACAGCAAAATGTGGTATTCTGTTTCATATTTCCCCAGTTTTTCCTATCTTGTTTGTGCCAAAATTACAATATGCTAAAAAATACAGTGTTTATCATCCTTATGGTTTCGGTCTGTCTAATCAGCTGTAATGATAAGAAAAAGGAAAATGATCTTGAGATAAGGGAAAAACAATTGCTTGAAAAAGAAAAACTATTTGCCAGCAAGGAATCTGAGTATCAGGTGCTTTTAAAAATGAGAGACAGTATTTTCACCAAAAAAGATTCTGTAACCGTAGTAAGCTGGCCTGCAGCGGTTGCCGGGTCATGGACAGGAAAAGTAATCTGTACGGAATCCAACTGCAGCGATTATGTTGTGGGCGACCAGCGTACCGACACCTGGGAATTTGACAGCGATTCTACCCAGCTGATGACCAAAATCATCAACAATAATACCTTGGTTCGTATCTATTCCGGGAAGTTTGAGAACAATGAAGCAAAACTGAATTTCAAGACAGATTCCACCTCCAAAAAACAGGTGGAAATGAACATTCTGCTGAACGACATCACAACAACCAAGATCAGAGGCACCCGGACCATTGCTGTTGACAACAGCTGTATGGCAAAGTTTTCTGTAGAACTGGTACGCAATACAAAATAAACACTTATGATCTTACTGAGCATCCATAACCTGAGTCTTCCCATCGAAGACCCGGTCCTGAAGTTTCTGCTGGTTTTAATTATTATTCTTGCAGCTCCTCTCCTCCTGAACAAAATAAAGGTTCCGCACCTTTTAGGGCTTATCATTGCAGGAGCCGTCATCGGCCCGAACGGATTCAATGTCCTGTCAAGGGACAGCAGCATTGTAGTTACCGGAACTACCGGGCTTCTTTATATCATGTTCCTGGCCGGACTGGAAATAGATATGGGGGATTTTAAGAAAAACAAATGGAAAAGCCTTACATTCGGTATTTATACTTTTACCGTGCCTTTTGTTTTAGGGTATCTCGGGGCCTTCTATATTCTCGGGTTTTCCGTACTTACTTCTGTACTTTTTGCCAGCCTGTTCTCTTCGCATACCCTGATTGCCTATCCTCTGGTCAGCAAACTGGGAATCGCAAAAAATTCTGCAGTAAATATTACCGTGGGAGGCACGATGATTACGGATATCCTAGCACTTTTGGTCCTTGCCGTTATTGTAGGGATGTCACAGGGAGATGTAGGCACGGAATTCTGGATAAAACTTTCGGTTTCCTTCATTGTCTTCGGGCTTATCGTCCTGGTTCTGTTCCCGATTATCGGTCGCTGGTTCTTTAAAAAAGTGGATGATAAGATTTCACAGTATATTTTTGTGCTGGTGATGATTTACCTGGCTGCCCTACTGGCAGAACTTGCAGGTGTGGAAGCCATTATCGGGGCATTTTTTGCCGGGCTGGCCCTGAACAGGCTTATTCCCCATACCTCATCACTCATGAATCGTGTGGAATTTGTCGGGAATGCGATTTTTATTCCGTTCTTTCTGATCAGTGTAGGGATGCTGATTGATTTCAAGGCATTTTTCAAGAGTTGGGAAACCCTGGAAGTGGCAGGAATCATGCTGGTAGCCTCCATCGGCGGGAAGTACCTTTCTGCGGTGGCCACGCAAAAAACATTCAGGCTGTCAAGGGAGGAAGGAAAGCTGATCTTTGGCTTAAGTTCCGCTTCTGCCGCCGCTACCCTGGCCTCGGTGATGGTTGGATATAACATCATCCTTTCTGAAACTGAGACCGGAGAACCGATCAGGCTCCTGAACGAACATGTCCTGAACGGAAGCATTTTACTGATCCTGATCTCCTGTACCATTTCATCTTTTATTTCCATGGCAAGTGCACAGAAAATCGCAGAGCAGGATAATGAAGACACTGTTTCCGGCAACAGCCATGAAGAAGAAAACATCCTCCTTGCCATCAATTATGAAGCGACCGTCGAACGGATGGTCAACCTGGGAATCTTAATTAAAGCCCACTCCAATACTGACAATGTGCGCGCTTTAAATGTAATCAATGAAGATAAAAATGAATCTTCCGTAAAAAATGCCGAGAAAATCCTGCACCATGCCACAGTTACTGCAGCTGCGGCAGATGTGACTGTGCAGCCCCTGAAAAGATATGACAATGACGTTATCAACGGTGTGAACAATGTTATCAAGGAACAGAAAATCACAGACCTTATTATCGGGCTGGAAGATGAGAAAGGTTTCTCCCCTTCTTTTGTGTACAACCTTTACAACGGGTACCTTCAGAACAATGATGTGAACGTCCTGGTTTACCATGCGGCCCAGCCTTTATCCACCATTAAGCGGTATGCGGTTATGATTCCTGAAAAAGCCCATAAGGAAGCAGGCTTCTTCCACGCGCTTTTAAGAGTATGGAATATAGCCCGGAATTCCGGAGCAACCCTGGTTTTCTATGCTTCTGAAAATATTCTTGATATCCTTCAGAGGATTATTAAAAAGGCCAATATTGAAGCTGAGTTTATCATTATGAATTCCTGGAAAGACGGTGAGCATACGGCTTCCCGGATAAAAGAAGACGAGGCGCTGATCCTTTTCATGGCCAAAAGAGGCATGCAGTCTTATATTCCGAGGATGAGGCTGGTCCCTGATATGCTTAACAGGAATCTGAACAACAATAATTACCTGTTGATCTTCCCTTTTTCAGAGCTCAATAAAAATGATCAGGAGAAACGTTCGGTCGGAA
The sequence above is a segment of the Chryseobacterium sp. JJR-5R genome. Coding sequences within it:
- a CDS encoding cation:proton antiporter, with the translated sequence MILLSIHNLSLPIEDPVLKFLLVLIIILAAPLLLNKIKVPHLLGLIIAGAVIGPNGFNVLSRDSSIVVTGTTGLLYIMFLAGLEIDMGDFKKNKWKSLTFGIYTFTVPFVLGYLGAFYILGFSVLTSVLFASLFSSHTLIAYPLVSKLGIAKNSAVNITVGGTMITDILALLVLAVIVGMSQGDVGTEFWIKLSVSFIVFGLIVLVLFPIIGRWFFKKVDDKISQYIFVLVMIYLAALLAELAGVEAIIGAFFAGLALNRLIPHTSSLMNRVEFVGNAIFIPFFLISVGMLIDFKAFFKSWETLEVAGIMLVASIGGKYLSAVATQKTFRLSREEGKLIFGLSSASAAATLASVMVGYNIILSETETGEPIRLLNEHVLNGSILLILISCTISSFISMASAQKIAEQDNEDTVSGNSHEEENILLAINYEATVERMVNLGILIKAHSNTDNVRALNVINEDKNESSVKNAEKILHHATVTAAAADVTVQPLKRYDNDVINGVNNVIKEQKITDLIIGLEDEKGFSPSFVYNLYNGYLQNNDVNVLVYHAAQPLSTIKRYAVMIPEKAHKEAGFFHALLRVWNIARNSGATLVFYASENILDILQRIIKKANIEAEFIIMNSWKDGEHTASRIKEDEALILFMAKRGMQSYIPRMRLVPDMLNRNLNNNNYLLIFPFSELNKNDQEKRSVGNHDDFMEIGNVIKKIFK
- a CDS encoding BspA family leucine-rich repeat surface protein → MYKKLLTTFVLLFAIHMAYAQNEFITTWKPGNLQTQSYQGITVNSTNTQIWLPAQGTDYTIAWEEIGYPSHTGVLTNVTSAYHTLVDFGASLNPDPANATYRVKISNGNGLFQRIRFTDWDLFSNGNGIIGDIHKILTLEQWGQINWTTMRQAFQGCMLMDVTATDIPRLSAVTDLSFMFTNCSNLIGNPTINNWNVSSVTNLQSTFQGCFLFNQPIGDWNTSNVINMGALFLMAKIFNQPIGNWNTSKVETMTATFNNAREFNQPIGNWDLSKNLDCEFMFSNAVKFNQPIGNWNTSKVIEMNRMFSNATAFNQDIGSWNTGNVTNMEGMFANASSFNKAIGNWNVGEVVYMQYMFNGASAFDQDISGWNTGKVTAMQSMFSNAVNFNQNIGNWNVSLVTGMGNMFTGALKFNQNLGSWNLGSLQMSGGMLQNTALSCQNYDDTLQGWSINPSTPGNINISPVSPLTYSHPAAVTARNYLVSAKNWTISGDTYDAECRSTLGISEILAESTAGIYPNPATDFIYVRNLKVKSFMIIDQSGRIVIKNNTQNNSINIQNLVSGNYILQINTATGAHHFKFIKK
- the purE gene encoding 5-(carboxyamino)imidazole ribonucleotide mutase, with product MVGIIMGSQSDLPVMEQAADFLKSLGIPYELTVVSAHRTPERMFDYAKTAKERGLKVIVAGAGGAAHLPGMVASCTTLPVIGVPILSSNSIDGWDSVLSILQMPGGIPVATVALNGALNAGILAAKIIGSADASVAENLQKYQDSLKDKVLGTVDDIKEKHPNHFDQ
- a CDS encoding DMT family transporter; the encoded protein is MKDYKLTLAILTVAIVWGTTFLSIRIAVETIPAWFVAGIRQFLAAVIMLCILLYHRQFQWIGWKNLGYQVIFSTLMLIVSNGMTTLAEESVTSSLTSLISACSPIIVFLGSVALGLQKFSFKALTGVLLCFSGILFIFWDGIDDLENPEYAMGVFMLFIAIAGWASGTIFTKKMNIQSKNISLNLFYQFAFAGIVQLLFAFTLTDHYNFENWSLQSMSAMIYLAIFGSVAAFFAYHYALTKVSPVQVSILAYVNTVISIFLSWLILNEEITGKFILAAILIILGVFVINYNREMFRRQSIP
- the yiaA gene encoding inner membrane protein YiaA, whose product is MKKQNVSNAFIAASWVALAAGMIGFIVGLARAEMQLNEKGYYFTVLLYGMFAVVSLQKAVRDRLENIKVTDIYYGICWFATLSSIVLLAIGLWNATILPSEKGFYGFAFLLALFGAIAVQKNTRDNMMNQE